The nucleotide window AACTCAGATAAGTCAATCTAACTAGACCCTTAGCCTAATAATATACTAGAAATTACGGGTTCAAACTTGCGAACGAGCATATCAAATGTATCTACAACCATTTACTATCTGAGTTGAACTTAGATAACCATTTAgggcccgtttggattggcttattttgtaGCTTATGCAAAGAAATAAACTTTTACCTTAATTCATAATTTCTCACTGacaaaattgtatcttcataagctgtttttttcataaactaccttgacaagcttatgaatacataaatgcttatttatttgtataagctgttttacataagctcaaaaataagtcaatccaaactaATCTTCAATTTAACAAAGCAATGAAATCAATAAGCTAGAAATTAActgaaaattataattttaagcataaatttCACAGAAACTCAACACCCCATATTCCAATTCCCCACCTTTTACacattttctcaaaaataaaCACGACCCATCAAAATCACCActcaaaaaaaccaaaacacaaaaaaaattccaaaacccatttaaaaaaaacaaataaaaatcaaacctttAGAGCAAGTTTCCTATAAGAACTCTTAATTTCTTGCAACGAAGCATTGTTGCTGACATTCAAAGTAGAGTAGTGATCTTTTCCACCTTTGGCTCTGACCACTGTTGCGAAACGGGAGCGGTTTCTTGTGGAGGAGAGAGGGAAAGGAGTTGTGGTTTTGAAGGTGAGGTTTGAAGGGGTGGCAATGGTGAAAGGGGAAGAAGATGGTGGTGAGAGGGTGATGAATGGCATTGAAAATGGGGTTTGGATATGGAGTATAGAACATAGAATTTGAGACATGGTGATGATGTTGACGATGTTGTGTTTTTGTTCATATCAAAGGAGTTGTGAATTTAGTGATGATAATTGGTGGTTATTGGGGGCATAAGAGGGGTTTAGTGGTTAGAAGGCGTAACGAATCACGGACGCACTATACCATAATATATCgacatcaataataatttaagaaagtgATATAATttataaggctaaaatatgattttaatccctgtaaatatgtttcgttttgattttagttcctgtaaaaaaaaattgtttttggtccctgcaaaattttttgtttttgcatacgtgacacattataactaaaccaattttgtagtttttggtccttgcaaaattttttgtttttacagggactattttcaaaaacaaaaaattttgcagggaccaaaaacatttttttttacagggactaaaaccaaaacgagacatatttgcagggactaaaaccatattttagcctaatttataattataggtgTTGGTGTTGCATCGGTGTCCGATGTCGAAACGTGTCCGACTTTGAGACACACCTAATCTAATGAGTGTTTGTACTTCATAGTTTGGGGCATAAGATGCGTTTAGCGTGTTCATTTGAGACCATTAGAATTTTAGttatatatgttaattgaaATCGGTAGATTACATCGAAAACAACACAAATAGTGTATTGTTAAATCGAAAAAGATGaatttgcgaacaaactcaATACATCATAAGACTTACAAATGGCACAAGGCTTtacaaatgtgacaattaaagcGATTGGTATATCTATGTATTCTAGATATGTAACATAGATGCGCATATCATCATTTGTTGGATTTATGATGTGGGTTTAATATAACCATACCTATCAATTTGAACGGAATAAACACCTAAACAAAACATGAAAACCAAGTTATGTTGCACCAAGACGGAAAAATCAAACTACGCCGCACTTAAGTGACAAAATCTCAAATTATAAAGAATCAAGTATATGTGAACAACACTTATAGagattttggtaaaaaaaattatatagatgCTTGTAAAAAAGACATTTATACAGATAACATATCGGAGAAAAAGAAGATGCAGATGGATGATTACATGCAAATAAATGATTCAAAATCACCATCTATCCAATAGacaaaaaagaagttaaagagaaataataaaaaataggatCGCCTTGTGCCATTTGACTTTTATATGTCTTCAAAATCTTTTACAAAGAGGATCACCCGCCTACCacatataaaaaaacatgtttttccattgccaaaaaatctcaaaatactTTTGTCAAATCCATCAAACACAATTATccataattttaaatgtttttaaccAAGGTTTTTAGATATACTTTTCTTTCTGAATCATTACCTACAATGTCGCAATTCATAATCACCCACTAATGACAATTAACcatctttctctcaaaaaaaaaaaaaagaagacaaattaaccataattttgaAGGTTTTAAACCATGTTTTTagatataacttttttattttttacaaatcttattatttttttatataaacttgAACATAAATTATGGTTAATGAGTTTCATACATATTTGAACACAATTTGGATTATTTTTGGACTCTTTTGTACCTATATTTGATTACAGTGACTTTTTTATTGGTCTAGACGACTTATGATTTTTACCCTTGAGGGGATTTCCACGTTAAAAATCTATGACTACTTGTGTCTTATCTGCTTTCACCGCTGTCATATATTTGTTGCTGCTCCTTAGAGATTCTTGCAAGTTTAGGGAAATTTATTTCCACTGCGCATTGGTGTGTTACCATATATATGTGTTAATTTTTCATCAGAGTGGTATCAATTTAATGAATCACCGTTTCACACGTTAAAATTGTAAGGATTGAGCAATCATCCATTTAAatttgatggaaaaaaaatcttgttccTTAAGTTAGTCTGTAAGTTCtagtttgaaagaaaataaaaataatcaaatcaaaccaaTGTATATTTAATCGATTGGAATTTTTTTGTACTGAAATGAattgctttctttttttttaatttattttacttttaaactaTGTTTTATGAATTGTTACATAACAGAAAACAAAGACATGATAagaattttctttgttttatagTTTTCATTCACCTGAGATGATCATTGTCAATTTTCCTgacattttcatatattttgcGATGTCTCTGTCAATTAAGTTATATTCACATGACACTTTATTTcttattaatcaatattttatttttgaaaagttgttaatCATCAATATTTGGTATTCAGATACTTAAAAAAAAGGGACTACGTCTTTTCTTAATTCATCAAACCAATGTAGTCTAATTAAATAATGCAAGTCCGGTCAAGTTTAAAAGTTTTTATAATGTAATTTTGTTTCTTGTGTTTTGGtctttcatcaacaatatttatAGGCTGCAATGGGGACAagtgttaatatattttatttctactCTCCTTCTTATCTTCAAACCCATTTCTTTCTACGTTGTatttgttgatttcaatgataaaataaGTTTCGCTTATTATtgtaatattctctcattaattcTAATtggtaacataaaaaaaaaaaaattgtaattggtAAGGTAGTTtgatagttttctttttttgagaaatAGTTTGAATAAATCTGAGACAAATAAATAAtgtaaataaaacaattgaatTCACTCATGTTGATTTAAGATCTTAGAGTATACTCTTTTTCAGAAGTTTACATTTAATTGTCATCGATGTCAATTTGATAGACTAATATAAAACCATTATAGTAAGTTTGTGGGAGTAGTTTATATTAGGAATCATTCGTTTCCAAAAGTCAATGCTACTCTGTTCTCATTGCTGTATATTGAAAGGAAATCACCTAGAAAATCAACAGCTATAAACCACACCCAAAACTCATGAATTCCAACACTTTAAAAGTACATAACTTCGTACCATAAAATTCATCAACCACAAAACCTCatcatcacaaagaaaaaaattcaaaaacctcATCACCAATATGGGTTGGGCCGCACGCATTTGTTGCACATTATGTTGTCTTATAGTCCTCTTCGTAATTACAATCATCGTCTTTTGGATAATAGTCTCCCCTTCAAGCGTGAAATTTCACGTAACCGATGCAACTCTCACCGAGTTCAATCTCACAAACAACAACTTATATTACAATTTCAAAGTGAATGTCACAGCAAGAAAccccaacaacaacatcatagtCTATTATCGAAGAATCAAGGCGATTGCTTggtacaaagacaatgatttcAGTCATATAACTTTGACACCCTTTGATCAAGGACACAAGAATACCACTTTTCTTGGACCTATAGAATTTAAAGGAAATGCTTTCATCAAACTTGGACGTCAACAACTTAACGAGTATTCTGAAGAGACGCGTCTTAGGATTTATAAAGATTTGGCTGTTGATTTTGATATTCGAATTAGAGCTAAGTATGGAAGCTTCTATAAGAGTGGTCGGTTTAATCCACCGGTTCTGCAGTGTCGTCGTTTGAGAGTTCCTTTGGTTTCTTCTTTCAATAGTAACTCGTCAtcatcaccatttttttttagtaccAGAAGATGTAGCAGTGGTGATTTCTTTACAGACCGTGATATAAATAAAGCAGCAACAGTTTGATATCTTAAGGTGGATTATACAACTTTTCTTCATATTGCACCTCACGAAATTCATGTTGTGAGTCActtcatttgttttgttttaagaaatattgtattcaattatttttaatttcgttTTACATGCTGTATGTTCTTgccttctttttttatttaatttttatatatatattgaaacaCTTAGACCTGAGCACAAGTTTACAAGGATAAGCTTCTTATAGAAGTTACAAAACTTTGATGGAGCCAAAGTCTTCTACATATTGCAGAACAAGCTATAATCCATATGAGATTTTATTTGTGTTGAAGGGATTACTGTggttttgttaatataattcattttgacttgttcaaaataatactccctccgttcctcaataaatgatctagttgacttgacacacataccaatgcatatgttttatctttgatatcttcaattctctactaaaaaaaattataaaaatataatattttaaaaatattcatcgagacgaatccaacaacatcttacatgatattatttatctttgtgaattagtataaaagtatggtcaaagtatgtcaaatcaataatgtatattgtcaactgggtcatttattaagggacggagagagtaaatATGAGATCTATATGGTTGTGGTAACATAGTCGAAACAAGTAGCGAATAACCGCCGTTACATgagacctaaaaataaatatataacttgTTAGCCAAAATCGGAAGACATGTGATTCTGTTGAAGGTTAGATGAGTGTGAATGCAACCAATTACGAATTAGACGGATCTTTGTCTACTGACGTCTACAAAGGTCGTTGAAGTATTAGAATTGGTCAAAATTCAGTAGAACTTGATAATTGGACAATTTAACTATGCTCCATGTTTATAACACCACTAACCAAAGAAAGCTAAGAGCATGAAAGCATGTTCTAAGAGAGTTGCACACATGTGGATAAGAGCAATGGAAAAATGTCACGAAACTAGAAAATCGAGTCAAATGTGGGCACAACGTATCCCCCAACAATAGAAGGATTCACCCATTATACACGTAAATAGCAAAGCAAGAGGTGTGTTACttaatgtgattttatttttgagaccATATTAGACATTTTTGTtacataaattataatttagtttctcaaaattaagaaaagatgATAGTTTGGCCGGAAGGAGATAACCCAATTTGAGAGGGGAGAACTCGTCATGTGTGTGTTACATATTTTCCGATAAAGATTAGTCAATATTAAATAGAGTCGAAGATTTTGTATTTGTAACatgataacaaaaatattaagatgttAGTTAAAGTGTTGTAACTTTCTTCAAGAGCGGTTGTGTGATCGCTGATCCTAGGCCAACTACAACAAAATATGATGTAGATTTCACCATTTGAGTTGATTTTAGGATAACACCCCTTTCAAAATTCCAACCGAGGTTATTTTCTTAGGTTACAAGGCTTCATGATCATCGATTGACCCCATCGAgggcaaaaaattaattataacttcataaaaaatagGGGAGGTCATGCCAaactttgataggcctgagcctgacctacaattttttttacaggcctgagtctggcctatggcctttcgtatgcctatttttttttgtctggtctggcctatttaaaagcctgaCCTGGTGATGCTCGTATAATAGTTGCCTATTTCCCATGTATACTCGGTGCAAGTATACATTGTCGCAACAAGTGATAAAGAGTAAGTATAGTATCGATCCCACGAGGATTGTTGTGGATAAGTTCTAAGTACTTTCaaatactaaatttttttaagatcCAAAACGATAAATAGCAAGGACAAGGTTTTATGATGCTAAAGTAGTAAAATGCAGAAGTAAATAAAGCATGTAAAAAGGAAATAGAGATTCAAGTGAAAAAGTGTGGTTGAGGAATTAACTTGGTAAAGATAGAGATTCACAAGATTTAGAAAGTTACAACTCTAAGATGGAAGCTATAGCTTCATACAACTTCCCGAGGAAAGATGTAAAGTGTTATAACTTCGCATAGCTTCCTGGCAATCTAGACCATTGGGAGTGGTATGCACGCAACCTTCATGTTAAGCCCGTGAAGACTACCGGTCGAAGTACAATCACATAATCTTGACATGCAATATTGTTAGGTTAGGTCATCAACATTTTCCACCCAAGTGTTATTCTGCGAAGCCTTTGGCCTATGACAGAAGTCCTAGTTAGATCTTAGCTCTTAAATCTTCTTCCAAGACCTAGTACTTGTGAAATTAGTCTCTATTTGTCGCCCGGTTCAAATGGGTTCATCCAAATCAACAATAATTTAGAGGTCTCATCAATTCAATCTTTGGTCCTACTTTTGAAACACTAATTTGGATACCTAGAAAATGTGGTTAATGATGTTCTAAGTAAATTATACTGAgtaaatgattaatgaattgCAAAGTTAATTTGTAAGGAATAGtttgacaaaacaaaaacataatcaaatcaaacaaatgtAGATTTAATTGATTGGACATTTTTTTAACCGAAAATTGAACCAAAGTGAATCGTTACACCCCTATAAAGTGCTttacaaatagttttttttcttcttttaaaatatGTTCTATGAATTGTTACATAGCAGAAAACAAGGACATGCTAATAATTTTCCTTAT belongs to Medicago truncatula cultivar Jemalong A17 chromosome 6, MtrunA17r5.0-ANR, whole genome shotgun sequence and includes:
- the LOC25497288 gene encoding NDR1/HIN1-like protein 10 translates to MGWAARICCTLCCLIVLFVITIIVFWIIVSPSSVKFHVTDATLTEFNLTNNNLYYNFKVNVTARNPNNNIIVYYRRIKAIAWYKDNDFSHITLTPFDQGHKNTTFLGPIEFKGNAFIKLGRQQLNEYSEETRLRIYKDLAVDFDIRIRAKYGSFYKSGRFNPPVLQCRRLRVPLVSSFNSNSSSSPFFFSTRRCSSGDFFTDRDINKAATV